The Conexivisphaera calida genome includes a region encoding these proteins:
- a CDS encoding energy-coupling factor ABC transporter ATP-binding protein: MGSAAAVEFDHVWYSYSGGKYALRDVSFRVAAGEIVALVGRNGSGKTTALRHLNGLLKPTRGTVSILGVDTKETSAGRLSRHVGLVFQSPRTQLFAQTALEEAAFGPRNFRLKDPLEAARRALASLGLGGFERVPPLSMSGGQQKRLSIAAATSWYPEIVGLDEPTVGQDLVNRMRLLGLIKLWSSRGVTTIIASHDVEFLWLLEPRVIAMSNGSIVADGSAREVLLNQTAVDAMGFRPPQLVEIAEKLRILSGKSKTVADVVSGLTRTGR, encoded by the coding sequence GTGGGATCAGCCGCGGCCGTCGAGTTTGATCACGTCTGGTATTCATATTCGGGGGGAAAATATGCGCTGAGGGATGTATCGTTCCGTGTGGCGGCCGGTGAAATAGTGGCGCTGGTCGGACGCAACGGATCCGGGAAGACCACTGCGCTGAGGCATCTCAACGGACTACTTAAGCCGACGCGTGGCACGGTCAGCATATTGGGCGTCGACACCAAGGAGACGAGCGCTGGCAGGCTCTCCAGGCATGTAGGGCTCGTCTTCCAGAGCCCACGCACGCAGCTCTTTGCCCAGACTGCACTCGAGGAAGCGGCCTTTGGGCCTCGCAACTTCAGGCTCAAAGACCCGCTGGAGGCAGCTAGGCGTGCCCTAGCCAGCCTTGGTCTGGGAGGATTCGAGCGCGTACCACCCTTGAGCATGAGCGGCGGCCAACAGAAAAGACTTAGCATCGCGGCGGCCACAAGCTGGTATCCTGAGATAGTGGGGTTGGATGAGCCGACTGTTGGCCAGGACCTAGTGAACAGGATGAGGCTCCTAGGATTGATCAAATTATGGTCCTCTAGGGGAGTAACCACGATAATTGCGAGCCATGACGTGGAATTTCTGTGGCTCTTAGAGCCGCGCGTGATAGCAATGTCAAATGGATCTATCGTAGCGGATGGATCGGCACGCGAGGTACTCTTGAATCAAACAGCTGTGGATGCGATGGGATTCAGGCCCCCGCAACTGGTAGAGATAGCCGAAAAGCTACGCATATTGTCGGGTAAATCCAAGACTGTGGCAGATGTAGTCTCCGGGCTGACGCGGACTGGGAGGTGA
- a CDS encoding energy-coupling factor transporter transmembrane component T family protein — MDPRCKLALSLVLFVFPLLSYRLTALAIDYIAALTIAIAGGFAVSLMRVQAPTAILATIISLSEVAAGYRALTAAATGLRFLDVITAASIFYLVTPTDEVGDVLFWLGVPEEALIWTVVSLRFVPTMARDLSMVIDAQSSRGMGAGGLIDWIRGLPSLVTPAIVISLIRGREVAEAMEIRGYRPGRQPSGQRWQCIIAIFLAVLLTTTIILAPSI, encoded by the coding sequence ATGGATCCTAGGTGTAAGCTTGCACTGTCATTGGTCCTCTTCGTATTCCCGCTGCTCTCCTACAGGCTGACCGCGCTCGCGATTGACTACATCGCGGCGCTCACGATCGCTATTGCCGGCGGATTCGCGGTGTCGCTGATGCGGGTCCAGGCTCCCACCGCCATCTTGGCCACGATCATATCATTATCCGAGGTGGCCGCCGGTTATCGGGCTCTGACGGCAGCCGCCACTGGACTCAGGTTCCTAGACGTGATCACTGCCGCGTCGATCTTCTATCTCGTGACGCCAACTGATGAGGTCGGAGACGTGCTCTTCTGGCTCGGCGTGCCGGAGGAAGCGCTGATATGGACCGTGGTATCGCTCAGGTTTGTCCCCACGATGGCACGGGATCTTTCCATGGTAATCGATGCGCAATCATCCAGGGGTATGGGGGCGGGTGGACTAATCGATTGGATCAGGGGGCTTCCATCGTTGGTGACGCCGGCGATAGTGATTTCGCTCATCAGGGGTAGGGAAGTTGCTGAGGCCATGGAGATCAGGGGATACCGGCCTGGTCGGCAGCCCAGTGGTCAGCGCTGGCAGTGCATAATAGCGATATTTCTGGCAGTATTACTCACGACGACTATTATACTAGCACCCAGTATCTGA
- a CDS encoding DHH family phosphoesterase: MVLLEYLKDHGKIAIFTHSLADLDAAASAAALSITAARLGSSAFVVTPGGATRAARELLSHLSVKPLEDFGSLPKVDAAVLVDANSPVRAGDLEEYLKSHRIPLLIVDHHPAADVQGALRLVDEGASSTSEIIARELIRGSTLDPLAACALSIGILADTRGLGAATCGTLELYSRLCGACGEDRLDKLRAATRTPVDSSEVLARFRGLQRTRLVIIGGWLVAISTSGSHQSSVAQALVQVGADLGLAIGRGEGEKGLGAEGSMKARSAFVEATGIHLGKLAEELAEELGGTGGGHPTAASFRVGKGSGTATDALLRLLSKSLNSNVRDVV; the protein is encoded by the coding sequence ATGGTTCTTCTAGAGTACCTGAAGGATCACGGTAAAATAGCGATCTTCACGCACTCCCTCGCAGATCTCGACGCAGCCGCGAGCGCGGCCGCCCTCTCCATCACGGCGGCGAGACTTGGGAGTTCGGCGTTCGTCGTCACGCCTGGGGGGGCCACGAGGGCTGCGAGGGAGCTGTTAAGCCACCTGTCCGTGAAGCCGCTGGAGGACTTCGGATCGCTGCCGAAGGTTGATGCCGCGGTGCTCGTGGACGCGAATTCCCCGGTACGCGCCGGCGACCTGGAGGAGTACCTGAAATCGCACAGGATACCGCTCCTAATAGTGGATCACCACCCGGCCGCGGATGTGCAGGGTGCGCTGAGGCTCGTGGACGAGGGCGCATCATCCACGTCCGAGATAATAGCGAGGGAACTAATCCGTGGATCCACACTAGATCCGCTCGCGGCATGTGCGCTGAGCATCGGGATTCTGGCCGACACGAGGGGTCTAGGCGCTGCTACCTGTGGGACACTTGAGCTGTACTCAAGGCTCTGCGGAGCATGCGGCGAGGACAGGCTGGACAAGCTCAGGGCCGCTACCCGCACTCCAGTGGATTCCTCCGAAGTACTGGCCAGGTTCAGAGGATTGCAGCGCACGAGGTTGGTGATCATCGGCGGCTGGTTGGTGGCGATATCGACCTCAGGAAGCCACCAGTCCTCGGTGGCACAGGCGCTGGTGCAGGTGGGCGCGGACCTAGGATTGGCCATCGGCAGAGGGGAGGGTGAGAAGGGGCTCGGGGCAGAGGGCAGCATGAAGGCTCGTAGCGCATTCGTCGAGGCTACGGGTATACATCTAGGGAAGCTCGCCGAGGAGCTCGCCGAGGAGCTCGGCGGCACGGGAGGAGGTCATCCCACGGCAGCTTCCTTCCGCGTCGGGAAGGGATCGGGCACTGCGACTGACGCGTTGCTCAGGCTCCTGAGTAAATCGTTAAATTCAAACGTAAGGGATGTAGTCTGA
- a CDS encoding energy-coupling factor ABC transporter ATP-binding protein, protein MGEGCSGSSVAVEFRNFSFTYRDGSSPALRDLNLCLSAGGFHLVVGASGSGKTSLIRSIIGLIPHFYRGAMTGEVYVGGIPVSKSSIREIASHVGYVFQDPENQLLASTAGRDVATSLESRGVPPDRAEEVARSILRDLDAENLFEIPVHELSDGQRQRVAIAGEMARNPEILLLDEPSSMLDPAAAEGLMTLLDGLRRRNGLTLVLVEHRLGPALPLADNIVVLGNGSILVSGPPRDLMGDWSSVVKLKSAGVDVPPVIQVYHRLKFIGVDIGGVPLSAKELVQGIHQL, encoded by the coding sequence TTGGGCGAGGGCTGCTCCGGGTCCAGCGTCGCGGTGGAGTTCCGGAATTTCTCCTTTACATATCGTGATGGCAGTTCTCCTGCACTTCGCGACCTGAACCTCTGTCTATCGGCCGGCGGATTTCATCTGGTAGTCGGGGCCAGCGGGAGCGGAAAAACGAGCCTGATCCGTAGCATAATAGGATTGATACCGCACTTCTATCGCGGCGCCATGACCGGCGAGGTGTACGTCGGGGGAATTCCCGTCTCCAAGAGCTCCATACGGGAGATAGCATCTCACGTGGGCTACGTGTTTCAGGACCCGGAGAACCAGCTCCTTGCATCCACGGCGGGCAGGGATGTAGCCACATCGCTGGAATCCCGTGGCGTTCCGCCGGATAGAGCGGAGGAGGTGGCGAGGAGCATCCTCAGGGATCTCGACGCGGAGAATCTATTCGAAATACCGGTGCACGAACTCTCCGATGGTCAGAGGCAGCGCGTCGCCATAGCCGGGGAGATGGCCAGGAATCCCGAGATACTTCTACTGGACGAACCATCTTCAATGCTGGACCCGGCGGCGGCTGAAGGACTAATGACGCTCCTTGATGGGCTAAGGAGAAGGAACGGACTCACGCTCGTGCTGGTGGAGCACCGGCTGGGTCCAGCCCTGCCGCTGGCTGATAACATAGTGGTCCTAGGGAACGGCTCGATACTCGTATCAGGTCCTCCGAGGGATCTCATGGGGGACTGGTCCTCCGTCGTCAAGCTGAAGTCGGCGGGCGTCGACGTCCCACCCGTAATACAGGTGTATCACCGGCTGAAGTTCATCGGCGTGGACATAGGAGGGGTTCCTCTCTCAGCCAAAGAACTGGTTCAGGGGATCCATCAACTTTAG